The Hyphomicrobiales bacterium genome has a window encoding:
- a CDS encoding Palmitoyl-CoA hydrolase, with amino-acid sequence MPAAFAISPAIDLIDVPRRIVLSGLPAGAEVTIAAETPRDGHVWRAEAVFAAAADGSVDLERDAPLRGDYAGVAAMGMVWAQTGNGELFPADLSHPLETRLTAAIGGETVATGRFSQILMADGVTRHPLAEDGLVGTLFLPDGAGPHPAIVILNGSGGGINEPRAALWASRGVAALALGYFGAPGLPKYISNTPLEYFARGLDWLRATVRPLNGFVAVAGQSRGGELALLLGATFPERVSAVLGYVPSAFVHGGQAAADPAPGLGRDGPCWTLAGKPLVHQWQDNATASWKPYDEATTVRRNADAMLTALGDPAAMARARIPVERIVGPVLLISGGDDGAWPSDLYSLIVQSSLLAAGHPHEVVWRNWPAAGHSILFPYTPATRIAHRHPVSGIATTMGGTPMANAEANAGAWAEALAFIRRHSGKGA; translated from the coding sequence ATGCCTGCCGCCTTCGCGATCAGCCCCGCCATCGACCTGATCGACGTGCCTCGCCGGATCGTTCTTTCCGGACTGCCGGCGGGCGCGGAGGTGACCATCGCCGCGGAAACTCCGCGCGACGGCCATGTCTGGCGGGCTGAGGCTGTGTTCGCTGCCGCAGCGGATGGCAGCGTCGATCTCGAACGTGACGCGCCCTTGCGCGGTGATTACGCGGGCGTCGCGGCGATGGGGATGGTCTGGGCGCAGACCGGCAACGGGGAGCTGTTCCCCGCCGACCTCTCTCACCCGCTCGAAACCAGGCTCACCGCCGCGATCGGCGGTGAGACCGTCGCAACAGGACGCTTCAGCCAGATCCTGATGGCGGACGGCGTGACGCGGCATCCGCTTGCCGAAGATGGGCTGGTCGGGACATTGTTCCTGCCGGACGGCGCAGGCCCGCACCCGGCGATCGTGATCCTAAACGGCTCGGGCGGCGGCATCAACGAACCGCGCGCCGCGCTCTGGGCTTCGCGCGGCGTGGCCGCACTGGCTCTCGGCTATTTCGGCGCGCCCGGCCTGCCGAAATACATCTCGAACACGCCGCTGGAGTATTTCGCGCGGGGACTCGACTGGCTGCGCGCCACGGTGCGCCCGCTGAACGGCTTCGTCGCCGTCGCCGGCCAGTCGCGCGGCGGCGAGCTGGCGCTGCTGCTCGGGGCGACCTTTCCCGAGCGCGTCTCGGCGGTGCTCGGCTATGTGCCGAGCGCTTTCGTCCATGGCGGGCAGGCCGCCGCCGATCCTGCGCCGGGGCTCGGCCGCGACGGTCCCTGCTGGACGCTCGCCGGCAAGCCACTGGTCCATCAGTGGCAGGACAACGCCACGGCGAGCTGGAAGCCCTATGACGAGGCGACCACCGTTCGCCGCAATGCCGATGCGATGCTGACCGCGCTCGGCGATCCCGCCGCCATGGCCCGCGCCCGCATCCCCGTCGAGCGGATCGTCGGGCCCGTCCTCCTGATCTCGGGCGGCGACGACGGCGCCTGGCCCTCGGATCTCTATTCGCTGATCGTGCAGTCGAGCCTGCTCGCGGCCGGGCATCCGCACGAGGTCGTCTGGAGGAACTGGCCCGCCGCCGGCCATTCCATCCTCTTCCCCTACACGCCCGCGACCCGCATCGCCCATCGCCACCCCGTCAGCGGCATCGCCACAACCATGGGCGGCACCCCGATGGCCAATGCCGAAGCGAATGCGGGTGCCTGGGCGGAGGCACTGGCCTTCATCCGGCGCCATAGCGGCAAAGGCGCGTGA
- the lldR gene encoding putative L-lactate dehydrogenase operon regulatory protein (Evidence 3 : Putative function from multiple computational evidences), whose amino-acid sequence MGSGLRKSDWSANWYELQRVQARPMPRQNSAAILARLRAMLEAEGMTPGTRLPDERGLSAALGCSRQTLRQALFTLESEGSIWRHVGQGTFVGARPDGYPIREAVLLQATSPRQLMQARLMIEPPIAAEAARVVTQADLSRLRKLVDAGRRARSRAECERHDAAFHRAVAEIARNPILLGFLDYLAGARRRVAWQRQWDRTYRRVGASEFTGPHCDQHAAVIEAMADGNDIESERAMRRHLEVIAQAMEADASSAVEV is encoded by the coding sequence ATGGGCTCCGGATTGCGGAAATCGGATTGGTCTGCAAATTGGTATGAACTTCAGCGCGTGCAGGCGAGGCCCATGCCGAGACAGAACAGCGCGGCGATCCTTGCGCGCCTCAGGGCGATGCTGGAGGCCGAGGGCATGACGCCGGGCACGCGGTTGCCTGACGAGCGCGGGCTTTCGGCGGCGCTGGGATGTTCGCGCCAGACCCTACGGCAGGCGCTTTTCACGCTGGAAAGCGAAGGGTCGATCTGGCGCCATGTCGGCCAGGGCACTTTCGTCGGAGCCCGGCCGGATGGGTACCCGATCCGGGAGGCTGTGCTGTTGCAGGCCACGTCGCCCCGGCAGCTCATGCAGGCGCGCCTGATGATCGAACCGCCGATCGCGGCGGAGGCGGCGCGGGTGGTGACGCAGGCCGACCTGTCCCGCTTGCGGAAGCTGGTCGACGCCGGCCGGCGCGCCCGTTCGCGCGCCGAATGCGAGAGGCATGACGCGGCTTTCCATCGCGCGGTCGCGGAAATCGCGCGCAATCCGATCCTGCTCGGCTTCCTCGACTATCTCGCCGGCGCGCGCCGCCGCGTCGCCTGGCAGCGGCAATGGGACAGGACATATCGGCGGGTCGGCGCGTCGGAGTTCACTGGCCCTCACTGCGACCAGCATGCCGCGGTGATCGAGGCGATGGCCGACGGGAACGACATCGAGAGCGAGCGCGCCATGCGCCGGCATCTTGAAGTCATCGCGCAGGCGATGGAGGCCGATGCCTCAAGCGCTGTCGAGGTTTGA